In the genome of Vicia villosa cultivar HV-30 ecotype Madison, WI linkage group LG7, Vvil1.0, whole genome shotgun sequence, one region contains:
- the LOC131618496 gene encoding protein ENHANCED PSEUDOMONAS SUSCEPTIBILITY 1-like: protein MSSIQVLSTTTIYAPNHSNDHTIDLTPWDLQFLPFEVNQKGLLYRHPLKLDTSNQIQHLKQSLSSTLEFFPPFTGRLKITEHGDNNISCFITCNNEGALFVHAAAEKTSVDDILGPTYLPRILHSFFPLNGVKNYQGTSEPLLVIQVTELVDGIFIGCAINHMVCDGTSIWRFINSWAKASKGCFEKSKIPSFERWFPKFVQHPIRFHFTIESQNNHSSNDIYKEEKPNSVERTFHFTKGNIAKLKLKANLEAGTKNISSLQALLTHIWRSIIRSKNLDPEEEVNYVVVIGVRPRLIPPLKENYFGNAMLDCMVTMKAGELLEDGGLGKGAWEMNKKIALHSDEKLKNHYENWLKTPSFISVGMFNSETLITGSSPRFDVYGNDFGWGKPVAVPIGGEENGNIYVSAGVEEGSMDLQVCLPYETLEAIGNDTEFMEVVSN, encoded by the coding sequence ATGAGTTCCATCCAAGTCCTCTCCACCACTACAATATATGCACCAAATCACTCAAATGATCATACAATTGATCTAACACCATGGGATCTTCAATTCCTTCCATTTGAAGTCAACCAAAAGGGTCTTCTTTATCGCCATCCTTTAAAACTAGACACATCAAACCAAATCCAACACCTTAAACAATCTCTTTCATCCACCCTTGAATTTTTCCCACCATTTACAGGTCGTCTCAAAATCACAGAACACGGAGATAACAATATCTCGTGTTTCATCACGTGCAACAATGAAGGTGCACTCTTTGTCCATGCCGCAGCTGAAAAGACAAGTGTCGATGACATCCTTGGGCCTACTTATCTTCCTCGGATTCTCCATTCATTTTTTCCACTTAACGGAGTTAAGAACTATCAAGGCACGTCAGAGCCATTACTTGTCATCCAAGTAACGGAGCTAGTTGATGGTATCTTCATTGGTTGCGCAATTAATCACATGGTTTGTGATGGTACTTCGATTTGGCGTTTCATCAATTCATGGGCCAAAGCCTCGAAAGGATGTTTTGAAAAATCCAAAATCCCTTCATTCGAACGTTGGTTCCCAAAATTTGTTCAACATCCGATTCGATTTCATTTTACAATAGAGTCACAGAATAATCACTCTAGTAATGATATTTataaagaagaaaaacccaactCAGTAGAGAGAACATTTCATTTCACGAAAGGGAATATCGCGAAATTAAAACTCAAAGCCAACTTAGAGGCTGGTACAAAGAACATATCTTCTTTGCAAGCACTTCTCACTCACATTTGGCGATCTATTATACGTTCCAAAAATCTTGAtccagaagaagaagtgaattatgtgGTGGTTATAGGCGTTAGACCAAGGTTGATTCCTCCGTTGaaagagaattattttggtaaCGCAATGTTAGATTGCATGGTTACCATGAAAGCAGGTGAATTGTTGGAAGATGGTGGACTTGGTAAAGGTGCTTGGGAGATGAACAAGAAGATTGCATTGCACTCTGATGAGAAGTTGAAAAATCACTATGAGAATTGGTTAAAGACACCGAGTTTTATTTCGGTTGGCATGTTCAATAGCGAAACATTAATTACGGGTAGTTCACCTAGGTTTGATGTTTATGGTAATGATTTTGGTTGGGGAAAACCCGTGGCAGTTCCAATTGGAGGTGAAGAAAATGGAAATATTTATGTGTCTGCTGGTGTAGAAGAAGGTAGTATGGATCTTCAAGTGTGTCTTCCTTATGAAACTTTGGAGGCAATTGGTAATGATACTGAGTTTATGGAAGTTGTTTCCAACTAA